In one window of Photobacterium leiognathi DNA:
- a CDS encoding 3-phenylpropionate MFS transporter, which produces MFNRSPYSWSSQYLWGFFFSYGVYLPFWAIWFKHIGVNDSDIGLLLGLGFAVRCIANLVITPRIHKVEHLIPALRGFTLLGLVACIIYIVCGGNLWALAAVTILFNLSAGPIVPISDAIVNHYAKGGLLDYGRTRLWGSIAFIAGSTIVGLLANHYGADIIPWVALSGLAFSQIMAARNPAIMPVDEGSAEQVRPALWGILRNSAVIKLLVIASLLQGSHAAYYGFSSIYWQKIGFDESVIGYLWSFSVVAEVMVFLVSKRLFAGWSVNNMFRLAAFGVMVRWGLMATLTDQWLMFPVQALHGVTFAAAHLAAIRYIQQQPNSHSVALQSLYNAIPLGAVMVILTSASGWMYGSWGANVFWVMAAMAFPVFFIRMTPTQQAATEYQASKA; this is translated from the coding sequence ATGTTTAACCGTTCACCTTATAGTTGGAGCTCACAATATTTGTGGGGATTTTTCTTCTCATATGGCGTGTATCTGCCATTTTGGGCGATTTGGTTCAAACACATTGGAGTGAATGACTCTGATATTGGTTTATTACTTGGTTTAGGTTTTGCCGTTCGCTGTATTGCGAACTTAGTGATAACACCACGTATTCACAAAGTTGAACATCTCATTCCGGCACTTCGAGGCTTTACTCTGCTCGGCCTCGTTGCCTGCATTATCTATATCGTTTGTGGTGGTAACCTTTGGGCATTAGCGGCTGTCACCATCCTCTTTAACTTATCTGCAGGGCCTATCGTGCCTATCTCTGATGCGATCGTGAATCATTATGCCAAAGGAGGGCTATTGGATTATGGTCGTACTCGCCTTTGGGGTTCGATTGCGTTTATTGCTGGCTCTACCATTGTCGGCTTATTGGCAAATCACTATGGTGCCGACATTATTCCTTGGGTGGCATTATCAGGTTTAGCTTTCTCGCAAATCATGGCTGCGCGTAACCCTGCCATTATGCCTGTCGATGAGGGCAGTGCTGAGCAAGTGCGCCCAGCGTTATGGGGCATTTTACGCAATAGTGCGGTGATAAAGTTGCTCGTTATTGCTTCTTTATTACAAGGTAGTCACGCGGCATATTACGGCTTTAGCTCGATTTATTGGCAAAAGATTGGTTTTGACGAATCAGTAATTGGTTACTTATGGAGTTTCAGCGTTGTTGCTGAAGTCATGGTCTTCCTAGTAAGTAAGCGCTTATTTGCTGGTTGGTCAGTGAACAATATGTTCCGTTTAGCCGCCTTTGGGGTGATGGTACGTTGGGGGTTAATGGCAACTTTAACTGATCAATGGCTGATGTTTCCGGTGCAGGCTTTACATGGTGTGACATTTGCTGCGGCTCACCTTGCAGCTATCCGTTATATCCAGCAACAACCTAACAGCCATTCCGTGGCATTGCAGTCGCTCTATAATGCGATCCCGTTAGGGGCGGTGATGGTAATTTTAACTTCTGCTAGTGGTTGGATGTACGGAAGTTGGGGCGCAAATGTGTTTTGGGTTATGGCGGCAATGGCATTCCCTGTTTTCTTTATTCGTATGACACCGACTCAGCAAGCAGCCACTGAATACCAAGCAAGTAAAGCATAG